The following proteins come from a genomic window of Deltaproteobacteria bacterium:
- a CDS encoding gamma carbonic anhydrase family protein, whose amino-acid sequence MIITHRGITPTIHPSAYIQQSAQVIGDVHIGEESSVWFNAVVRGDVCYIRIGARVNIQDNVTIHVFSGGIPTIIGDGVSIAHNVVAHACTIGAFTLVGMGAIVLDGAEVGEECLIGAGAVVSPRSKIPPRSLVLGSPAKVARPLKPEEIATLHRTAENYVRFAREYIDQRIP is encoded by the coding sequence ATGATCATCACGCATCGTGGTATTACTCCGACGATTCATCCGAGCGCCTATATCCAACAGAGTGCACAAGTCATTGGCGATGTCCACATCGGCGAGGAATCGAGTGTGTGGTTCAACGCTGTGGTACGGGGTGATGTCTGCTATATCCGCATCGGCGCACGTGTGAATATCCAAGATAATGTCACTATTCATGTTTTTAGTGGCGGCATCCCAACGATTATCGGAGATGGGGTGTCGATCGCACATAATGTCGTTGCCCACGCCTGCACCATTGGCGCTTTTACCTTAGTAGGAATGGGAGCGATTGTCCTTGATGGTGCAGAAGTTGGCGAAGAGTGCTTAATTGGCGCAGGGGCTGTCGTTTCCCCCCGCAGTAAAATCCCTCCCCGTTCCCTTGTTCTCGGGAGTCCGGCGAAAGTCGCTCGGCCACTGAAACCGGAAGAAATTGCCACACTCCATCGCACGGCAGAGAACTATGTTCGTTTTGCTCGTGAGTATATTGATCAACGTATCCCGTAA